A genome region from Chryseobacterium indicum includes the following:
- a CDS encoding sensor histidine kinase, translating to MGKTELIITIILFNIFFVLFVAAVMVYIRKYKQRKKEYLNEIEIKNEIHQKELLATQLEIQQATMQQIGRELHDNIGQKLTLVSLYTQQLLYENKVPEVSERIEQVSQIINQSLHDLRSLSKTLTDDNINQKEIVTLIQEEVDNTNAFKKCHVDFQHNFNQLDLSFVHKNVLLRITQEFIQNSIKHSGCKNIFINLNTSQELLWELNIKDDGIGFDQSSIKSNGIGLTNMKNRAEIIGADFCLESQKNLGTTLNIILKRQP from the coding sequence TTTATATCCGCAAATACAAACAGCGCAAAAAAGAATATCTGAATGAGATTGAAATAAAAAACGAAATTCACCAGAAAGAATTGTTAGCGACGCAGCTTGAAATTCAGCAGGCAACGATGCAGCAGATCGGGCGCGAACTTCATGATAATATCGGTCAGAAATTAACGTTGGTAAGCCTATACACGCAACAGCTTTTGTATGAAAATAAAGTTCCGGAAGTAAGCGAAAGAATCGAGCAGGTTTCGCAGATCATTAATCAGTCGCTTCACGATCTCAGGAGCCTTTCAAAAACATTAACGGACGACAATATTAATCAAAAGGAAATCGTAACTTTAATTCAGGAAGAAGTAGACAACACCAATGCGTTTAAAAAATGCCATGTCGATTTTCAGCATAATTTTAATCAGCTGGATCTCAGCTTTGTGCATAAAAATGTATTGCTGAGAATTACTCAGGAATTTATTCAGAACAGCATCAAACATTCGGGCTGTAAAAATATTTTCATTAATCTGAACACTTCTCAGGAGTTACTTTGGGAACTGAATATTAAAGATGACGGCATCGGTTTCGATCAGTCCAGCATCAAATCCAACGGAATCGGGCTCACCAATATGAAAAACAGAGCCGAAATTATCGGGGCAGATTTTTGCCTTGAAAGTCAGAAAAATTTGGGAACTACGCTCAACATTATTTTAAAAAGACAGCCATGA
- a CDS encoding response regulator transcription factor: MKKTIVIVDDHVLIAKALEGIIDNFPEFEVIYVAENGKDLIQKFENNSKIPDIILLDISMPIMDGFETVLWLKEHHPNIKVMALSMQGDDKSVIKMIRNGAKGYLLKNTHPKELENALTKLNNDGFFYPEWASKIIFSNMNNEDAANNVKISDREKEFLKYTVTELSYKEIADKMCCSPRTVESYRDQLCDKLDLKTRVGLAVFAIKNGFAES, from the coding sequence ATGAAAAAAACGATAGTGATTGTAGACGATCATGTACTTATCGCAAAAGCTTTAGAAGGAATTATTGATAATTTTCCGGAGTTTGAAGTAATCTACGTTGCCGAAAACGGAAAAGACCTGATCCAGAAATTCGAAAATAACAGCAAAATTCCGGATATCATTCTTCTGGATATCAGTATGCCGATTATGGATGGTTTCGAAACGGTACTCTGGCTCAAGGAACATCATCCGAACATTAAAGTAATGGCTTTAAGCATGCAGGGTGACGATAAAAGCGTTATTAAAATGATCCGGAACGGTGCTAAAGGCTATTTACTGAAAAATACGCATCCAAAAGAACTGGAAAATGCATTGACGAAACTTAACAATGACGGTTTTTTCTATCCGGAATGGGCTTCCAAGATCATTTTTTCCAACATGAACAATGAAGATGCAGCCAATAATGTAAAAATTTCCGACCGCGAGAAAGAGTTTCTAAAATACACCGTTACAGAACTCAGCTATAAAGAAATTGCGGATAAAATGTGCTGCAGCCCGAGAACGGTGGAAAGCTACAGAGATCAGCTTTGCGATAAATTAGATCTTAAAACCAGAGTTGGCCTTGCTGTTTTTGCTATTAAAAACGGTTTCGCAGAATCTTAA
- a CDS encoding zinc metalloprotease: MKKLLFGALMLSFLSACNSDNVSNQTEGSENTPAISGTALQRGCASEEIRQAALKNSSELRQKYSEIEARTERFENDMKLGKVLSDGTVEIPVVVNVLYRTSAENVSDARIAEQIAVLNADYAGTNTDVSKIPSEFQGVKAGDVKVRFRLANVVRKSTTKTSWSTNDAMKKASTGGIDATSPSNYLNIWTVGNMGQILGYATFPESSGLWNDGVVIASPYFGKTGASSPFNLGRTATHEVGHYLNLRHIWGDANCGNDLVADTPTQTTSNAGKPSYPLYNTCSGVQRSVMFMNYMDYVDDAAMFMFSAGQKTRMQSVVASSGARSGLRIN, from the coding sequence ATGAAAAAACTATTATTCGGAGCTCTTATGCTGAGTTTCCTTTCTGCCTGTAACAGCGACAATGTTTCTAACCAAACCGAAGGATCTGAAAACACACCTGCTATTTCCGGAACCGCACTTCAGAGAGGCTGTGCTTCTGAAGAAATCCGACAAGCAGCGTTGAAAAACAGTTCGGAACTGAGACAGAAATATTCTGAAATCGAAGCCAGAACCGAAAGATTTGAAAACGACATGAAACTGGGAAAAGTATTATCCGATGGTACCGTTGAAATTCCTGTAGTGGTAAATGTCTTGTACAGAACAAGTGCTGAAAATGTTTCTGATGCCCGTATTGCAGAACAAATTGCAGTTCTTAATGCGGATTATGCAGGGACCAACACCGACGTTTCAAAAATTCCTTCTGAGTTTCAAGGGGTAAAAGCGGGGGATGTAAAAGTAAGATTCAGACTGGCAAATGTGGTGAGAAAATCTACTACCAAAACAAGCTGGAGTACCAATGATGCGATGAAAAAAGCATCTACCGGAGGAATTGATGCAACAAGCCCTTCTAATTATCTAAACATCTGGACTGTAGGAAATATGGGGCAGATTCTTGGCTATGCAACTTTCCCGGAATCTTCAGGATTATGGAACGACGGAGTGGTAATTGCGTCTCCATATTTTGGTAAGACCGGTGCATCTTCTCCATTCAATCTGGGAAGAACAGCTACACACGAAGTAGGACATTATCTGAACCTGAGACACATCTGGGGAGATGCTAACTGTGGAAACGATCTTGTGGCGGATACTCCGACTCAAACTACTTCTAATGCTGGAAAACCAAGCTATCCTCTTTACAATACCTGCAGCGGCGTACAGAGATCTGTAATGTTTATGAATTACATGGATTATGTGGATGATGCAGCCATGTTTATGTTCTCTGCAGGGCAGAAAACAAGAATGCAGTCTGTGGTAGCTTCTTCCGGAGCAAGATCAGGATTAAGAATTAACTAA
- a CDS encoding M1 family metallopeptidase: MKKLVLGVLLLVSWQFSAQELYMPRNIKKAYENGTRDLSGAPGKNYWQNKGIYNVEVKVDANSKVVSGKETIVYTNNSPNDLNDLAIRFVNNLHKPQAPRSGVVSKDFLSSGLHIKSFIVNGEKYNVNSENWGTVEKVKLNSALKSKTKAEIKIEWEYPLSVESGREGQIDPETFYVAYSFPRVSVYDDYNGWDMLPHSDRQEFYNDFNDYSFAITAPKNYVVWATGDFLNPDAVLQPEYLKRYKSSLKSDKVIHVATEHEMKSGKVTKQNKWNTWKFKASHIADFCFALSNHYVWDAASVQLKTKRASVQAGYKADAKDFEHYVEWMQYNLDWFSKNWPGVEYPYNAMTAIQGFADMEYPMMINDTSIPDDFQDARLTADHEIAHTYFPFYMGINETRYAFMDEGWATTLEYLIGIDENGEAKAKEFYKNFRVKRWINDPSAEQDQPIITMSTQVSGAGYGNNSYVKASLSYLALKDYLGDDLFKKALHHYMNNWNGKHPIPWDYFNSMNTGSGKNLNWFFNNWFYTNNYIDLKVSSASQMNDLLTVNVDNVGGFAIPFDAEIGYEDGSVEKLHFSPSVWEKDQKKTMLTVPITKKVKSVNLDGGIFMDYTPKDNTKTL, from the coding sequence ATGAAAAAACTTGTTTTGGGTGTATTGCTTTTAGTTTCATGGCAATTTTCCGCGCAGGAATTGTATATGCCGAGAAATATTAAAAAAGCATACGAAAACGGAACCCGTGATCTGTCCGGCGCTCCGGGTAAAAATTACTGGCAGAATAAAGGGATTTATAATGTTGAGGTTAAGGTAGATGCCAATTCTAAGGTGGTTTCGGGAAAGGAAACCATCGTTTATACCAATAACAGCCCAAATGATCTGAATGATCTTGCCATAAGATTTGTTAATAATCTTCATAAACCACAGGCTCCGAGATCGGGTGTTGTTTCCAAAGATTTTCTTTCTTCCGGTCTGCATATTAAATCATTTATCGTAAACGGTGAAAAATATAATGTGAACAGCGAAAATTGGGGAACAGTTGAAAAAGTAAAGCTGAATTCAGCCTTAAAATCCAAAACAAAAGCTGAAATTAAAATAGAATGGGAATATCCTTTATCTGTAGAAAGCGGAAGAGAAGGGCAGATAGATCCTGAAACATTTTATGTAGCTTATTCTTTCCCGAGAGTTTCTGTTTATGATGATTACAATGGGTGGGATATGCTTCCGCATTCCGACAGACAGGAGTTTTATAATGATTTCAACGATTACAGTTTTGCGATTACTGCTCCCAAAAATTATGTTGTCTGGGCAACCGGAGATTTCCTGAATCCCGATGCCGTTCTTCAGCCAGAATATCTGAAAAGATATAAGTCTTCGTTAAAAAGTGACAAAGTTATTCACGTTGCTACTGAGCATGAAATGAAGTCCGGAAAAGTAACAAAGCAGAATAAATGGAATACGTGGAAATTTAAAGCCAGTCATATCGCCGATTTTTGTTTTGCATTAAGCAATCATTATGTTTGGGATGCGGCAAGTGTACAGCTTAAAACGAAAAGAGCAAGTGTTCAGGCGGGCTACAAAGCGGATGCAAAAGATTTTGAGCATTATGTGGAATGGATGCAGTATAATCTCGACTGGTTTTCTAAAAACTGGCCCGGAGTGGAATATCCTTATAATGCTATGACAGCAATTCAGGGATTCGCAGACATGGAATATCCGATGATGATTAACGATACCAGTATTCCGGATGATTTTCAGGATGCGAGATTAACGGCGGATCACGAAATTGCACATACTTATTTTCCTTTTTACATGGGCATCAATGAAACGCGTTATGCTTTTATGGATGAAGGCTGGGCAACAACTTTGGAATATTTAATCGGAATTGATGAAAACGGTGAAGCAAAAGCCAAAGAATTTTATAAAAATTTCAGGGTAAAAAGATGGATCAATGATCCTTCTGCGGAACAGGATCAGCCGATTATTACGATGAGTACTCAGGTAAGCGGAGCGGGTTACGGAAACAATTCTTATGTAAAAGCATCCCTGTCTTATCTGGCTTTAAAAGATTATCTGGGAGATGATCTGTTCAAAAAAGCATTACATCATTATATGAACAACTGGAACGGAAAACATCCGATTCCGTGGGATTATTTTAATTCTATGAATACAGGTTCCGGAAAAAATCTGAACTGGTTCTTTAATAACTGGTTTTACACGAATAATTATATCGACCTGAAAGTGTCTTCAGCATCTCAGATGAATGATCTTCTGACGGTAAATGTGGATAATGTAGGTGGTTTTGCGATTCCTTTTGATGCAGAGATCGGATATGAAGACGGAAGTGTAGAGAAGCTTCATTTTTCGCCATCGGTTTGGGAAAAGGATCAGAAAAAAACAATGCTTACAGTTCCGATTACCAAAAAAGTTAAATCGGTAAATCTTGACGGAGGTATCTTTATGGATTACACACCAAAAGACAATACTAAAACATTATAA
- a CDS encoding endonuclease/exonuclease/phosphatase family protein codes for MNYRFSIVFLMVFALGFSQNLKVMSFNIRLNVDSDKENSWTNRKQDVADLLTYYHPDYFGVQEALPEQMKDIKNGLKNYDYVGVGRDDGKEKGEFSAIFYDTDRLQVLKSDTFWLSETPEKPSKGWDAALNRICTYAVFRDKKSKKEFMALNLHFDHIGNIARVKSSELILKKIKEINPKNLPVTVSGDFNLTEDSEPIKIMSQNMQDSFYHSETKHYGPKGTFTGFNVNEIPQDRIDYIFVKGFKIKSHRHINDRRENLLYPSDHFPVLVDLMF; via the coding sequence ATGAATTACAGATTTTCAATCGTATTCCTGATGGTTTTTGCATTAGGTTTTTCGCAGAATCTTAAGGTGATGAGTTTTAATATCAGACTGAATGTAGATTCGGATAAAGAAAATTCGTGGACGAACAGGAAACAGGATGTTGCAGATCTCCTTACGTATTATCATCCCGATTATTTCGGTGTTCAGGAAGCATTGCCGGAGCAGATGAAAGATATAAAAAACGGATTGAAAAACTATGATTATGTAGGAGTGGGAAGAGACGACGGAAAAGAAAAAGGTGAATTTTCGGCTATTTTTTATGATACAGACAGATTGCAGGTTTTAAAATCGGATACCTTCTGGCTTTCGGAAACTCCTGAGAAACCTTCAAAAGGGTGGGACGCAGCGTTGAACAGAATTTGTACGTATGCAGTTTTCAGGGATAAAAAATCTAAAAAAGAATTCATGGCACTGAATCTTCATTTCGATCACATCGGAAATATAGCAAGAGTGAAGTCTTCAGAATTAATTTTAAAGAAAATCAAAGAAATCAATCCTAAAAATCTGCCAGTAACGGTAAGCGGAGATTTTAATTTAACGGAAGATTCAGAACCGATAAAAATTATGTCACAGAATATGCAGGACAGTTTCTATCATTCAGAAACAAAACATTATGGTCCGAAAGGGACTTTTACAGGTTTCAATGTAAATGAAATTCCGCAGGACAGGATTGATTATATTTTCGTCAAAGGATTTAAGATCAAATCTCACAGACACATCAACGACAGAAGAGAAAATCTGCTGTATCCTTCCGACCACTTTCCGGTTTTGGTGGATTTAATGTTTTAA
- a CDS encoding M1 family metallopeptidase: MNFKIPTLVSALAVMFFSQSALAQEAPKYSYVEAFKPFFYTQTGTSTRSASGQPGHAYWQNSASYNLDVSLNEAKNELTGTAEITYTNNSPDKLGFLWLQLDQNLFAKDSRGNAVVPTSGSRNGAHGEEFDGGYKIKSVKLDGKDVKYTITDTRMQIDLPAELKAMGGVAKIKIEYSFLSPKYGSDRMGIQDTKNGKIFTIAQWYPRMCVYDDVMGWNTLPYLGASEFYLEYGDITANITVPANHYVVASGELLNSKEVYSKEEISRWDQAKNSDKTVMIRSESELGKNNSTGTKTWKFKINQARDFAWASSPAFILDAAKINLPSGKKSLAISAYPVESVGKEAWSRSTEYTKAAIEHYSAKWYEYTYPAATNVAGNEGGMEYPGIVFCHMDSKGGDLWGVTDHEFGHNWFPMIVGSNERLFAWMDEGFNTFINELSTEAFNKGEYFQKKNIAQMSGYIMSDGFEPIMVGPDNMKENSIGALAYFKPGMGLQILRESILGPEKFDKAFRTYVERWAFKHPTPWDFFHTMENVSGEELNWFWRGWFINKWKIDQGIKNVKYINGDFKNGAQITVENIGQLPMPTNVQVKFKDGTQQMVKLPIEVWKRNTEWTFRINSTKEIDQVKLDPNSEIPDIDSKNNTWSSANAKPMEKVNLKEFTGTFGSKDLPMKIVFTEKNNQLFAQATGQPEFPLEYTGNNTFSLEMAQISLTFSQDKKSFTFKRGGKEFKFNKE, from the coding sequence ATGAACTTCAAAATTCCAACCCTTGTTTCTGCGCTTGCCGTGATGTTCTTTTCACAGTCCGCATTGGCTCAGGAAGCCCCGAAATACAGCTACGTAGAAGCTTTCAAACCATTTTTCTATACACAGACAGGTACGTCTACAAGATCCGCAAGCGGACAGCCGGGACACGCGTACTGGCAAAATTCGGCAAGTTACAATCTCGATGTAAGCCTTAATGAAGCCAAAAACGAACTTACAGGAACTGCGGAAATCACTTATACAAACAACAGTCCTGATAAATTAGGTTTTTTATGGCTGCAGCTAGACCAGAATTTATTTGCAAAAGATTCAAGAGGAAATGCAGTCGTACCGACTTCGGGAAGCCGAAACGGAGCGCACGGTGAGGAATTTGATGGCGGTTACAAAATAAAATCGGTAAAACTGGACGGAAAGGATGTGAAATATACGATTACTGATACCAGAATGCAGATCGATCTTCCAGCAGAACTGAAAGCGATGGGAGGCGTCGCAAAAATTAAAATTGAATATTCTTTTCTTTCTCCAAAATACGGTTCCGACAGAATGGGGATTCAGGATACGAAAAACGGAAAGATCTTTACGATAGCACAATGGTATCCGAGAATGTGTGTGTATGATGATGTCATGGGATGGAATACGCTGCCTTATCTCGGTGCTTCGGAATTTTATCTGGAATACGGAGATATTACGGCAAACATTACCGTTCCTGCCAATCATTATGTGGTGGCTTCAGGAGAATTACTGAATTCAAAAGAAGTGTATTCCAAAGAAGAAATCAGCCGATGGGATCAGGCAAAGAACAGTGATAAAACAGTGATGATCCGTTCTGAATCTGAATTAGGAAAAAATAATTCAACAGGAACAAAAACATGGAAATTTAAAATCAATCAGGCAAGAGATTTTGCATGGGCTTCGTCTCCGGCATTTATTCTGGATGCCGCAAAAATCAACCTTCCGAGCGGAAAAAAATCTTTAGCAATCTCTGCTTATCCTGTAGAAAGTGTAGGGAAAGAGGCATGGAGCAGATCTACAGAATACACAAAAGCGGCGATTGAGCATTACTCTGCAAAATGGTACGAATATACTTATCCGGCTGCAACCAACGTGGCAGGAAATGAAGGCGGAATGGAATATCCGGGAATTGTTTTCTGTCACATGGATTCCAAAGGCGGCGATCTTTGGGGCGTTACCGATCACGAATTCGGGCACAACTGGTTCCCTATGATTGTGGGTTCCAACGAAAGATTGTTTGCTTGGATGGATGAAGGATTCAACACATTCATCAACGAACTTTCTACGGAAGCTTTCAACAAAGGAGAGTATTTCCAGAAGAAAAATATTGCGCAGATGAGCGGATATATTATGAGTGACGGTTTTGAACCCATCATGGTAGGTCCGGATAATATGAAAGAAAACAGCATCGGAGCTTTGGCGTATTTCAAACCGGGAATGGGACTTCAAATCTTAAGAGAATCTATTTTAGGGCCTGAAAAATTCGACAAGGCATTCAGAACCTATGTTGAAAGATGGGCTTTCAAACATCCTACACCTTGGGATTTTTTCCACACGATGGAAAACGTTTCAGGTGAAGAGCTGAACTGGTTCTGGAGAGGCTGGTTCATCAACAAATGGAAGATTGATCAGGGCATTAAAAATGTAAAATACATTAACGGAGACTTTAAAAACGGAGCGCAGATCACAGTTGAAAATATCGGACAGTTACCAATGCCGACTAACGTTCAGGTTAAATTTAAAGACGGAACACAGCAGATGGTAAAACTGCCAATCGAGGTCTGGAAAAGAAATACGGAATGGACATTCAGAATTAATTCTACAAAAGAAATCGATCAGGTGAAACTGGATCCGAATTCGGAGATTCCGGATATTGATTCTAAAAATAATACATGGAGTTCTGCTAATGCAAAACCGATGGAAAAAGTAAATCTTAAAGAATTTACAGGAACTTTCGGAAGCAAGGATCTGCCGATGAAAATTGTATTTACAGAGAAAAACAATCAGCTTTTTGCTCAGGCAACAGGACAGCCGGAATTTCCTCTGGAATATACCGGGAACAATACGTTCAGTCTGGAAATGGCACAGATTTCTTTAACCTTCAGTCAGGATAAAAAATCATTTACCTTTAAGCGGGGCGGAAAAGAATTTAAATTTAATAAAGAATAA
- a CDS encoding S8 family peptidase: MENERYIVVLEDQHKNSLKKVENELDVNITSSEFLSAENRSYDVIDDDNGVLYKNLGVLVVENRDEAQLKNAVKNDSNPIVYFEKERDFFSADELSIISELKKQFAEIADKITELEKYIINKPLPQKSLVEMEWGLKALGLGNSLYTGKGVDICILDTGLELSHPDFFGKNIEGKSFIAGEDWNRDPNGHGTHCAGVATGNIRLDNGKRYGIAKDANLKIAKVLSDAGKGTTSSVIDAIDWAITKKFRILSLSLASPVLLNEAPSPLFETVGARALENNCIIIAAAGNDSNRPAVPKPVSMPANSMSVMAVGAIDGQMKVAKFSNAGLNPSTGGNVNICAPGVDIISSYPKNSKNKTGNYYSMSGTSMATPHVSGLIALYMEQFPEKSAKEIWELIEMKAKPIEGLKYRDIGNGLVQI; the protein is encoded by the coding sequence ATGGAAAATGAAAGATACATTGTTGTTCTCGAAGATCAGCATAAAAATTCCCTCAAAAAAGTGGAAAACGAACTGGATGTAAACATTACCTCATCAGAATTTCTTTCCGCAGAAAACCGTTCCTACGATGTTATTGATGATGATAACGGAGTTCTCTACAAAAATCTGGGTGTTCTAGTGGTTGAAAATAGGGATGAAGCACAGTTAAAAAATGCTGTGAAAAACGATTCTAACCCGATCGTTTATTTTGAAAAAGAAAGAGATTTTTTTTCGGCGGATGAACTGTCCATCATCAGTGAACTGAAAAAGCAGTTTGCGGAGATTGCCGACAAAATCACCGAGCTGGAAAAGTACATTATAAATAAACCTTTACCGCAGAAATCTTTAGTGGAAATGGAATGGGGACTTAAAGCTTTGGGTCTGGGAAATTCTTTATATACGGGAAAAGGTGTTGATATCTGTATTCTGGATACAGGACTAGAACTTTCTCATCCCGATTTTTTCGGAAAAAATATTGAAGGCAAATCTTTCATTGCCGGAGAAGACTGGAACCGCGATCCCAACGGTCACGGAACCCACTGTGCAGGAGTTGCAACAGGAAACATTCGGCTGGATAACGGAAAACGGTACGGAATCGCAAAAGACGCCAATTTAAAAATTGCAAAAGTGCTTTCCGATGCCGGAAAAGGAACCACAAGCAGTGTTATTGATGCGATAGACTGGGCAATTACAAAGAAATTCAGAATTCTGTCCCTTTCACTTGCTTCTCCCGTTCTGCTGAATGAAGCGCCTTCTCCGCTTTTTGAAACCGTGGGTGCAAGAGCTTTGGAAAACAACTGCATCATTATTGCAGCCGCAGGAAACGACAGCAACAGACCCGCTGTTCCCAAACCTGTTTCCATGCCTGCAAACTCCATGTCGGTAATGGCAGTCGGAGCGATTGACGGACAAATGAAAGTAGCTAAATTTTCCAACGCAGGCTTAAATCCTTCAACCGGAGGAAACGTCAATATCTGCGCTCCCGGAGTCGATATCATCAGTTCTTATCCCAAAAATTCTAAGAATAAAACCGGCAATTATTACTCAATGAGCGGAACAAGCATGGCAACACCGCATGTTTCAGGGCTTATTGCTTTATATATGGAACAGTTTCCCGAAAAATCAGCAAAAGAAATCTGGGAACTCATAGAAATGAAGGCAAAACCCATTGAAGGTTTGAAATACAGAGACATCGGAAACGGACTTGTACAGATATAA